A single genomic interval of Mangifera indica cultivar Alphonso chromosome 5, CATAS_Mindica_2.1, whole genome shotgun sequence harbors:
- the LOC123215965 gene encoding CLIP-associated protein — MEEALELARAKDTKERMAGVERLYQYLEASRKSLSSAEVTLLVDTCLDLLKDNNFKVSQGALQSLASAAVLSGEHFKLHFNALVPAVVERLGDAKQPVRDAARRLLLTLMEVSSPTIIVERAGSYAWTHKSWRVREEFARTVTSAIGLFASTELPLQRAILPPILNMLNDPNPGVREAAILCIEEMYMQAGPQFRDELHRHDLPTSMMKDINARLEKIQPQIRSSDGLTCTFPSVEMKPASFNPKKSSPKSKSSSREMSLFGGEDITEKPLEPIKVYSEKELIREFEKVASTLVPEKDWSIRIAAMQRVEGLVLGGATNYPCFRGLLKQLVGPLSTQLSDRRSSIVKQACHLLSFLSKELLGDFEACAEMFIPVLFKLVVITVLVIAESADNCIKTMLRNCKVARVLPRIADCAKNDRSAVLRARCCEYALLMLEHWPDAPEIQRSAEQYEDLIRCCVADAMSEVRSTARMCYRMFAKTWPDRSRRLFSSFDPVIQRIINEEDGGMHRRHASPSLRDRGGQMSFTPHVSASSNLPGYGTSAIVAMDRSSSLSSGTSLSSGLLLSQTKSLNKGSERSLESVLHASKEKVTAIESMLRGLEISEKQNPSSLRSSSLDLGVDPPSSRDPPFPAAVPASNDHTNSLLESTGSGINKSSNRKGGMILSDIITQIQASKDSGKLSFRGNLANESLPSLSSYSARRTSEKLQERVPEENNDIREARRFTNSHIDRQYLDTPHKDGNFRDSQHSYIPNFQRPLLRKHVSGRMSAGRRRSFDDSQLSLGEMSNYTDGPASLNDALSEGLSPSSDWCARVAAFNYLRSLLQQGPKGVQEVIQSFEKIMKLFFQHLDDPHHKVAQAALSTLADIIPSCRKPFESYMERILPHVFSRLIDPKELVRQPCSTTLDIVNKTYSVDSLLPALLRSLDEQRSPKAKLAVIEFAISSFNKHTVNSEGAGNIGILKLWLAKLTPLIHDKNTKLKEAAITCIISVYSHYDSTAVLNFILSLSVEEQNLLRRALKQYTPRIEVDLMNYLQSKKERQRLKSSYDPSDVVGSSSEEAYVITSKKSHYYGRYSSGSVDGDGGRKWNSVQDSTFITGSVVHATSDETKENLYQNLETGSNADVNSKAKDLTSSNIYLDGLSSPHVEINELMSPDPLRVSAGVGHNDVISSEMDLNHYKPSAIKINSSVDAGPSIPQILHLICNGNDGNPTTSKHGALQQLIETSVASDQSIWNKYFNQILTAVLEVLDDADSSIREVALSLINEMLKNQKDAMEDSVEIVVEKLLHVTKDVVPKVSSEAEHCLTIVLSQFDPFRCLSVIVPLLVTEDEKTLVTCINCLTKLVGRLSQDGLMAQLPSFLPALFEAFGNQSADVRKTVVFCLVDIYIMLGKAFLPYLEGLNSTQLRLVTIYANRISQARTGTAIDANQ, encoded by the exons ATGGAGGAGGCGCTGGAACTCGCACGTGCCAAGGACACTAAGGAGCGGATGGCCGGAGTGGAACGTCTATATCAATATCTCGAAGCTTCTAGAAAGAGTCTTAGTAGCGCTGAAGTGACTTTGCTTGTGGATACTTGCTTGGATCTCTTGAAGGATAATAATTTTAAGGTTTCTCAGGGCGCGCTTCAGTCTCTTGCCTCCGCCGCTGTGCTATCTGGTGAGCATTTCAAATTGCATTTCAACGCGCTAGTGCCAGCCGTCGTTGAGAGATTAGGTGACGCCAAACAACCTGTTCGTGACGCCGCCAGGCGCCTCTTGCTCACTCTTATGGAG GTTTCTTCTCCAACAATTATCGTTGAAAGAGCAGGTTCTTATGCCTGGACACATAAAAGCTGGAGAGTTCGAGAAGAGTTTGCTCGAACTGTCACATCAGCAATTGGCCTTTTTGCATCTACAGAGCTTCCTCTTCAGCGAGCCATTCTTCCTCCA ATTTTGAATATGTTGAATGATCCAAATCCTGGTGTTAGGGAAGCAGCTATATTGTGCATTGAG GAGATGTATATGCAAGCTGGACCTCAATTTCGTGATGAACTTCACCGCCATGATCTTCCTACTTCTATG ATGAAAGACATTAATGCAAGGCTGGAGAAGATTCAACCGCAAATTCGCTCTTCAGATGGACTTACTTGTACCTTTCCTTCAGTTGAGATGAAACCTGCAAGCTTTAATCCCAAGAAAAGTAGTCCAAAGTCTAAGAGTTCATCTAGGGAGATGTCTCTTTTTGGAG GAGAAGACATCACGGAAAAACCCTTAGAACCAATCAAAGTATACTCTGAGAAGGAACTTATTAGGGAATTTGAGAAAGTTGCTTCTACCCTTGTACCTGAAAAGGATTGGTCTATACGCATTGCTGCAATGCAGAGAGTTGAAGGCCTTGTTTTGGGAG GTGCTACTAACTACCCATGTTTTCGGGGACTATTAAAACAATTGGTTGGCCCTTTAAGCACACAATTGTCTGATCGAAGGTCTAGCATTGTGAAGCAG gCTTGCCATCTTTTATCCTTTTTGTCAAAGGAACTCTTGGGGGACTTTGAGGCATGTGCTGAAATGTTTATTCCA GTCCTTTTCAAGTTGGTTGTGATTACTGTGCTTGTAATTGCAGAGTCTGCAGATAACTGCATAAAGAcg ATGTTACGTAATTGCAAAGTTGCTCGTGTGCTTCCTCGCATAGCTGATTGTGCAAAGAATGATCGTAGTGCAGTGCTCCGTGCAAG GTGTTGTGAGTATGCCCTGTTGATGTTAGAACATTGGCCTGATGCTCCAGAAATACAGCGATCTGCTGAACAATATGAAGATCTTATTAGATGTTGTGTTGCTGATGCAATGAGTGAG GTACGATCAACTGCAAGAATGTGCTACAGAATGTTTGCAAAGACTTGGCCTGACCGATCACGTCGCTTGTTTTCATCCTTTGATCCGGTCATTCAAAGG ATAATAAATGAAGAGGATGGTGGGATGCATAGGCGACATGCTTCTCCTTCTCTTCGTGATAGAGGTGGACAGATGTCATTTACCCCTCATGTATCAGCTTCTTCCAATCTTCCTGGGTACGGAACTTCTGCCATAGTTGCAATGGACAGAAGTTCTAGTTTATCTTCTGGGACGTCTCTCTCGTCTGGACTTCTTTTGTCACAAACGAAGTCCCTTAATAAAGGTTCTGAACGCAGTCTGGAAAGTGTTCTGCATGCAAGCAAAGAAAAGGTCACTGCAATTGAAAGCATGCTCAGAGGTTTGGAAATATCTGAGAAACAGAATCCTTCATCTCTTCGATCATCTAGTTTGGATCTAG GAGTTGACCCTCCATCATCTCGTGATCCACCCTTCCCTGCAGCTGTTCCAGCTTCTAATGATCACACAAACTCTTTATTGGAATCAACTGGCTCTGGAATCAATAAAAGCAGTAACCGCAAAGGTGGCATGATATTGTCTGATATCATTACTCAAATTCAAGCTTCCAAAGATTCTGGTAAGTTATCATTTCGCGGAAATTTGGCAAATGAGTCTTTACCATCACTTTCATCATACTCAGCTAGAAGGACTTCTGAAAAGCTACAAGAGAGAGTTCCTGAAGAGAATAATGACATTAGGGAGGCTAGGCGCTTCACGAACTCACACATTGACAGACAGTATTTGGATACTCCTCATAAAGATGGAAACTTTAGGGATTCTCAACACAGTTACATTCCCAATTTCCAGAGACCACTTTTGAGAAAGCATGTATCTGGGCGAATGTCTGCTGGAAGGAGGAGAAGTTTTGATGATAGCCAGCTGTCACTTGGGGAAATGTCAAATTACACCGATGGTCCAGCCTCTCTCAATGATGCTCTTAGTGAAGGACTGAGTCCAAGTTCTGACTGGTGTGCTAGGGTTGCTGCTTTTAATTATCTGCGATCGTTGCTTCAACAAGGCCCAAAAGGTGTTCAAGAAGTAATTCAAAGTTTTGAGAAGATAATGAAGTTGTTCTTCCAGCACTTGGATGATCCCCACCATAAAGTTGCACAGGCAGCTCTTTCAACACTAGCAGATATTATTCCTTCTTGCAGGAAGCCCTTTGAGAGTTACATGGAAAGGATCTTGCCCCATGTTTTCTCACGGCTGATTGATCCAAAGGAGTTAGTTAGGCAACCTTGTTCTACAACCTTGGATATTGTTAACAAAACTTACAGTGTAGATTCTCTCTTGCCTGCATTGCTCCGTTCACTGGATGAACAGCGGTCGCCAAAGGCCAAGTTGGCTGTTATTGAGTTTGCTATAAGTTCCTTTAACAAGCATACGGTGAACTCTGAAGGCGCTGGTAATATTGGCATCCTAAAGTTATGGCTTGCAAAGTTGACACCGTTGATCCATGACAAAAATACTAAGCTTAAGGAAGCAGCTATTACATGCATTATATCTGTTTACTCCCATTATGATTCGACTGCTGTGCTTAATTTTATTCTTAGTTTATCAGTTGAAGAACAAAATTTGTTGAGACGAGCCTTGAAACAATACACACCTCGTATTGAGGTAGATTTAATGAACTATTTGCAAAGCAAGAAAGAGCGGCAGCGTCTTAAGTCCTCTTATGATCCATCTGATGTTGTTGGAAGCTCTTCAGAAGAAGCATATGTTATTACATCCAAAAAGAGTCACTACTATGGAAGGTATTCTTCTGGTTCTGTTGATGGTGATGGTGGCAGGAAATGGAATTCTGTTCAAGACTCAACCTTTATCACAGGTAGTGTGGTTCATGCAACTTCTGATGAAACCAAGGAGAACTTGTATCAGAATCTGGAGACTGGTTCTAATGCCGATGTTAATTCAAAAGCTAAGGATCTGACAAGTTCGAACATATACCTGGATGGTTTGTCTTCACCACATGTGGAGATTAATGAGTTGATGAGCCCTGACCCCTTGCGGGTCTCTGCAGGTGTTGGACATAATGATGTAATTTCATCTGAAATGGACCTTAATCATTATAAGCCGTCAGCTATAAAAATCAACTCTAGTGTGGATGCTGGACCTAGCATTCCCCAAATTCTTCACCTG ATCTGTAATGGGAATGATGGAAACCCTACTACAAGTAAGCATGGTGCCCTTCAGCAACTAATTGAAACTTCTGTGGCTAGTGATCAATCAATTTGGAACAAG TACTTTAATCAGATTTTGACAGCTGTACTTGAGGTGTTGGATGATGCTGATTCTTCAATTAGGGAGGTTGCTCTTTCATTGATAAATGAAATGCTCAAGAATCAG AAAGATGCCATGGAAGATTCTGTCGAGATTGTAGTTGAGAAGCTGCTTCATGTTACAAAAGATGTTGTTCCCAAA GTTTCAAGTGAAGCTGAGCACTGCTTGACAATTGTGTTATCTCAGTTTGATCCATTTAGATGTTTGAGT GTTATTGTCCCTTTGTTGGTCACAGAAGATGAGAAAACTCTTGTTACTTGCATAAACTGTTTAACAAAG ctTGTGGGTCGGCTCTCACAGGACGGATTGATGGCTCAGTTGCCATCGTTTTTACCTGCACTTTTTGAAGCCTTTGGAAACCAGAGTGCAGATGTTCGCAAG ACGGTTGTTTTCTGTTTAGTGGATATTTATATTATGCTGGGTAAAGCATTTTTGCCGTACTTGGAGGGACTTAACAGTACACAACTGCGTTTGGTGACCATTTATGCTAATAGGATTTCACAGGCCCGGACAGGTACTGCCATTGATGCAAACCAGTGA
- the LOC123216247 gene encoding two-component response regulator 24-like isoform X2 has translation MSRFMRGGEDKAVNKDGRRKIRALVVDDSIVNRTIHHKLLQNLGVENQVVGNGKEAVDAHSSGNYFDLILMDNDMPVMNGIEATRRLRAMGVRSLIAGVTTRSLEQEKQEFVDAGLDDYQEKPLTTAKLVSIIHKINQSGSTPR, from the coding sequence ATGTCTCGTTTCATGAGGGGTGGTGAAGATAAAGCTGTAAATAAAGATGGGAGAAGGAAGATAAGAGCTTTGGTTGTAGATGACAGCATAGTGAACAGAACCATTCACCACAAACTGTTGCAGAATCTTGGCGTTGAAAATCAAGTAGTTGGCAATGGCAAAGAAGCTGTTGATGCCCACTCTTCAGGCAATTATTTTGACCTCATTTTGATGGACAATGACATGCCTGTGATGAACGGCATTGAGGCCACAAGGAGGCTTCGCGCAATGGGCGTTCGCAGCTTGATTGCAGGCGTCACCACCCGATCTCTAGAGCAAGAAAAACAAGAGTTTGTGGACGCTGGTTTAGATGATTATCAAGAGAAGCCATTGACAACTGCTAAGCTTGTTTCtataatacataaaatcaaCCAATCCGGTTCAACTCCTCGATAG
- the LOC123216247 gene encoding two-component response regulator 24-like isoform X1: MYVCCVRELQKLMSRFMRGGEDKAVNKDGRRKIRALVVDDSIVNRTIHHKLLQNLGVENQVVGNGKEAVDAHSSGNYFDLILMDNDMPVMNGIEATRRLRAMGVRSLIAGVTTRSLEQEKQEFVDAGLDDYQEKPLTTAKLVSIIHKINQSGSTPR, from the coding sequence ATGTATGTTTGCTGTGTTAGGGAATTACAGAAGCTGATGTCTCGTTTCATGAGGGGTGGTGAAGATAAAGCTGTAAATAAAGATGGGAGAAGGAAGATAAGAGCTTTGGTTGTAGATGACAGCATAGTGAACAGAACCATTCACCACAAACTGTTGCAGAATCTTGGCGTTGAAAATCAAGTAGTTGGCAATGGCAAAGAAGCTGTTGATGCCCACTCTTCAGGCAATTATTTTGACCTCATTTTGATGGACAATGACATGCCTGTGATGAACGGCATTGAGGCCACAAGGAGGCTTCGCGCAATGGGCGTTCGCAGCTTGATTGCAGGCGTCACCACCCGATCTCTAGAGCAAGAAAAACAAGAGTTTGTGGACGCTGGTTTAGATGATTATCAAGAGAAGCCATTGACAACTGCTAAGCTTGTTTCtataatacataaaatcaaCCAATCCGGTTCAACTCCTCGATAG